In Gossypium arboreum isolate Shixiya-1 chromosome 6, ASM2569848v2, whole genome shotgun sequence, the following are encoded in one genomic region:
- the LOC108484761 gene encoding putative B3 domain-containing protein At4g03170 has product MEQKKAKKIDHEEYKEIYGAALCISSFKHLILSPENAMNLQASLQATIDIPRVPSLNGLIGRCSQPFEKQLTETDVNSKQCRLSINKVDVENAVMPLLKEEENVEKGIRVKVYDANGKEFPMTFKLWAHKLHVLKEGWIGFCTDHALLAHQDFLKLWVFRNLHTEDLCFFITSRRLQEFQLIKKRRLNA; this is encoded by the coding sequence ATGGAGCAGAAAAAGGCTAAGAAGATTGATCATGAGGAATATAAAGAAATATATGGGGCTGCCTTATGTATTAGTTCGTTCAAGCATTTGATATTAAGCCCTGAAAATGCAATGAATTTGCAAGCATCATTGCAGGCCACCATTGACATTCCTCGGGTGCCGAGTCTTAATGGCCTTATCGGAAGGTGCAGCCAGCCCTTTGAGAAGCAGCTCACTGAAACTGATGTGAATTCCAAGCAATGCAGGCTTTCAATCAATAAGGTTGATGTGGAGAATGCTGTGATGCCGTTGTTGAAGGAAGAGGAGAATGTTGAGAAAGGGATTCGGGTCAAAGTTTATGATGCCAACGGGAAAGAGTTCCCCATGACTTTCAAGCTTTGGGCACATAAACTTCATGTCCTCAAAGAAGGTTGGATTGGGTTTTGCACTGATCATGCTTTACTTGCGCATCAAGATTTTCTTAAACTCTGGGTGTTTAGGAACCTCCACACAGAGGATCTTTGCTTTTTCATCACTTCAAGAAGATTGCAAGAGTTTCAACTTATTAAGAAGAGAAGGCTCAATGCCTGA
- the LOC108484232 gene encoding LOW QUALITY PROTEIN: ninja-family protein mc410 (The sequence of the model RefSeq protein was modified relative to this genomic sequence to represent the inferred CDS: inserted 1 base in 1 codon), with the protein MEDENGLELSLGLSYSALSAQSKGKISSSSDTRTEEGDKGIEIVDDFKNFLQTGTQKQDLGVSSQRSDPVKPLENFFNDLSKAAGDAEASVNLNGKRKXLFDEINNPKKLEREAHHVDLSEKAKTSHISMATEDGSTAENEDVAESEVEGSPLRLVSRHDDGSKRFIGVSGSSEVPKEVKLGNLNYGNPYPVQSVNVLNVPFSLTMNDSNSPGTPSSSGHTLPGMIHSRPSGNGERSVNPGNLPVMFGYSPVQLPLLDKDNPWGTVSHSPQSHPLSVGKGPPNPDKHSDGLKISQASVHTIVRNSSEAAQSKGGTFEQVKGEGKQHATEESSCTLVDEDVEGSSSMSLRANAPLDQPTAEGVVTLDFSTIKPGIAADLKFGGSGSLPNLPWVSTTGTGAHGRTISGVTYRFSANQIKIVCACHGNHMSPEEFVRHASEECTDPDNKNRLPIFPSTNPAASAQT; encoded by the exons ATGGAGGATGAAAATGGGCTAGAGCTTAGCTTGGGTCTATCTTACAGTGCGTTGTCTGCCCAATCTAAAGGCAAAATTAGTAGTTCTTCAGATACTAGGACAGAAGAAGGCGATAAAGGCATCGAAATTGTGGATGACTTTAAAAACTTTCTTCAAACCGGAACCCAGAAACAGGACCTTGGTGTCAGTTCTCAGAGAAGTGATCCAGTGAAACCTTTAGAAAACTTCTTTAACGATCTTTCCAAGGCTGCTGGTGATGCAGAAGCCTCTGTGAACTTGAATGGTAAGCGTA TTTTGTTTGATGAGATAAACAATCCAAAGAAGCTTGAGAGAGAAGCTCACCATGTTGATTTATCTGAAAAAGCCAAAACATCACATATCTCCATGGCAACAGAAGATGGCTCTACTGCGGAGAATGAAGACGTAGCTGAATCTGAAGTTGAGGGTTCACCCTTGAGGCTAGTTTCACGTCATGATGATGGTTCCAAGCGGTTTATTGGAGTTAGTGGTTCTTCTGAAGTGCCGAAGGAGGTTAAGCTTGGAAACTTGAATTACGGCAACCCATACCCAGTTCAATCAGTAAATGTCCTGAATGTGCCATTTTCATTAACAATGAATGATTCTAACTCTCCTGGAACCCCCAGTTCATCAGGTCATACACTACCTGGCATGATACATAGTAGGCCTTCTGGAAATGGTGAACGGTCAGTGAATCCTGGAAACTTGCCAGTTATGTTTGGCTATTCACCTGTTCAACTTCCACTGTTAGATAAGGATAATCCCTGGGGTACGGTCTCTCACTCACCACAGTCCCACCCGTTGTCCGTTGGAAAAGGTCCACCTAATCCTGATAAGCATAGCGATGGATTGAAAATATCACAAG CTTCTGTGCATACAATTGTGCGCAATTCCTCTGAGGCTGCACAATCTAAGGGTGGAACATTTGAGCAAGTCAAAGGCGAAGGTAAACAGCATGCCACAGAGGAAAGCTCCTGTACTCTGGTAGACGAAGATGTAGAAGGAAGCAGCAGCATGAGTCTCAGAGCAAATGCTCCATTGGATCAACCTACAGCAGAAGGCGTAGTAACTCTTGATTTTTCAACCATAAAGCCCGGTATTGCCGCAGACCTGAAATTTGGGGGATCTGGTTCTCTTCCAAATTTACCATGGGTTTCAACCACAGGTACTGGCGCACACGGTAGAACAATTTCTGGTGTCACTTACAGGTTCAGCGCAAACCAGATAAAGATTGTTTGTGCTTGCCATGGTAACCACATGTCCCCTGAAGAGTTTGTTCGGCATGCCAGCGAAGAGTGCACTGATCCAGATAATAAAAACCGTTTGCCAATATTCCCTAGTACCAATCCTGCTGCCTCTGCCCAGACCTGA
- the LOC108485832 gene encoding E3 ubiquitin-protein ligase ATL42-like: MIRSTLISLVLIFLFFVVVDAQSDSSETDAISGDAVSNFQPSLAVVIGILCVMFALTFFLLVYAKFCHSAATVHADHNHRILNRTRSRSSGIDKKVVESLPFFKFSSLKGSKQGLECAVCLSKFEDIEILRLLPQCKHGFHIDCIDQWLEKHSSCPLCRQKVNANDPTIFTYTNSMRFSRNQSELRGDSNIELYVQREQEHHGSSRFSIGASFRKSEKGNIETEVLIQEDDDDGFHKVNHKIIVSDVVLQNRWSSVSSSDLMFLSSEMLNDLSSNRFVSLDINKEQCTKTRTIENEGITKIKRELEIKRLLNKPVSTPDVAFTSDSAASTSHAASRITNQVEKRSMSDITALSRFRDDGRRNRTSECSLPERYTEEERRRLLWLPIARRTVQWFANRETCEQQIQGPTHHLDV, from the coding sequence ATGATTCGATCTACGTTGATCAGTTTagttcttattttccttttttttgttgttgttgatgcaCAATCCGATTCAAGTGAGACTGATGCAATTTCAGGAGACGCTGTCTCAAATTTCCAACCGAGCCTGGCGGTTGTCATAGGTATACTCTGTGTCATGTTTGCCTTGACGTTTTTCCTGCTTGTCTATGCCAAATTCTGTCACAGTGCAGCAACGGTTCATGCTGACCATAATCATCGAATACTCAACCGAACAAGGTCTCGGTCCTCGGGGATCGACAAGAAAGTTGTGGAATCGCTTCCTTTCTTTAAGTTCTCTTCACTTAAAGGATCGAAACAAGGGCTTGAATGCGCAGTCTGCTTATCAAAATTCGAAGATATTGAGATCCTAAGGTTGCTGCCTCAATGCAAACATGGCTTTCACATTGATTGTATTGATCAGTGGCTAGAAAAGCACTCAAGTTGCCCCCTTTGCAGGCAGAAGGTCAACGCTAATGACCCAACAATTTTTACATATACAAACAGCATGCGGTTCTCAAGGAACCAATCTGAGCTAAGAGGAGACTCCAACATAGAGCTGTATGTCCAGAGAGAGCAAGAGCATCATGGCTCATCAAGGTTCAGCATCGGAGCCAGCTTCAGAAAATCCGAGAAGGGCAATATCGAAACCGAAGTTCTAATCCAAGAGGATGATGATGATGGATTCCATAAGGTCAATCATAAGATCATTGTATCTGATGTAGTTTTGCAAAACCGGTGGAGCAGTGTAAGTTCATCCGACCTGATGTTCTTGAGCTCAGAGATGCTTAACGACTTGTCGAGCAACAGATTTGTGTCCCTGGACATAAACAAGGAGCAGTGTACGAAAACAAGGACAATTGAAAACGAAGGAATTACAAAGATCAAAAGGGAATTGGAGATAAAGAGACTGTTAAACAAGCCAGTTTCAACTCCTGATGTGGCTTTCACATCGGATTCAGCAGCTAGTACGAGTCATGCTGCATCAAGGATTACTAACCAAGTTGAGAAAAGATCAATGTCGGATATCACTGCTTTATCGAGGTTTCGAGACGATGGTAGGAGGAACAGAACAAGTGAGTGTTCATTGCCCGAAAGGTACACAGAGGAGGAAAGGAGAAGGCTGCTTTGGTTGCCAATAGCTAGAAGAACAGTGCAATGGTTTGCCAATAGAGAAACGTGTGAACAACAAATTCAGGGTCCAACACACCATTTAGATGTTTGA
- the LOC108483961 gene encoding protein phosphatase 2C and cyclic nucleotide-binding/kinase domain-containing protein, translated as MGCVYSRACIGEICVPRDARIKEPQSVRPNAAELPVFSPTSTNEDDENRDQIHSQLSLNRPGDPELGITRLSRVSAQFLPPDGSRTVTVPSGNFELKYSYLSQRGYYPDALDKANQDSFCIHTPFGTNPDDHFFGVFDGHGEFGAECSQFVKRKLCENLLRNNKFHVDATEACDAAYLTTNTQLHADSLDDSMSGTTAITVLVRGRTIYVANSGDSRAVIAQKRGKEILAVDLSIDQTPFRVDEMERVKLCGARVLTLDQIEGLKNPDVQCWGTEEGDDGDPPRLWVPNGMYPGTAFTRSIGDSIAETIGVVANPEIVVLELTEDHPFFVLASDGVFEFLSSQTVVDMVAKYKDPRDACAAIVAESYRLWLQYETRTDDITVIVVHISGLSGVNCETAKPATILRPPVPQVLEATGSESPSTFSWSSRNHKARHDLSRARLRAIESSLENGQVWVPPPPSHRKTWEEEAHIERALHDHFLFRKLTASQCHVLLDCMQRVEVQPGDIVIKQGGEGDCFYVVGSGEFEVLAAQEDKKGEVPRVLQKYTAEKLSSFGELALMYNKPLQASVRSVTNGTLWALKREDFRGILMSEFSNLLSLKLLRSVDLLSRLTILQLSHVADSLSEISFSNGQALVNRNECLSALCIIQKGQVRITFDMDLLSCPSICSLKSDNPKEDNDQQIGKQLSVEKTEGSYFGEWTLLGEQIGSISAIAVGDVTCALLTKEKFDSVVGPLTKLSQDDHKSRDYSPDVHKASLKEIDLSTLAKVSISQLEWRTCLYSTDCSEIGLVLLRDTENMLSLKRFSKQKIKKLGKEAQVLKEKDLMKSMSSAACVPVVLCTCADQMHAAILLKTCLACPLASILHTPLDEQSARFCAASIVTALEDLHENGVLYRGVSPDVLMLDKTGHLQLVDFRFGKKLSSERTFTICGMADSLAPEVVQGKGHGLPADWWALGVLIYFLLQGEMPFGSWRQSELDTFAKIARGYFILSHNLSPEAVDLITKLLEVDEKTRLGSHGSSSVRSHLWFEGVDWKGIRDRTCPVPQELASRVAQHLEIHSEDCPVAVASPPQDIAELNVPEWLDDW; from the exons ATGGGCTGCGTTTACTCCAGAGCTTGCATCGGCGAGATTTGCGTGCCGAGAGATGCAAGAATCAAAGAGCCGCAAAGCGTAAGGCCAAACGCGGCGGAGCTTCCTGTTTTCTCACCCACATCTACAAATGAAGACGACGAAAACAGAGACCAAATCCACTCTCAGTTAAGCCTGAACCGACCTGGTGACCCCGAGCTTGGCATCACTCGCCTTTCTAGGGTTTCAGCTCAGTTCCTTCCGCCGGACGGCTCTCGAACAGTTACGGTGCCGTCTGGCAATTTCGAGCTTAAGTATTCTTACTTATCTCAAAGAGGTTATTATCCAGATGCCTTAGATAAAGCTAATCAAGACAGTTTTTGTATCCACACTCCCTTTGGAACAAATCCTGATGATCATTTCTTCGGCGTTTTCGACGGCCACGGTGAATTCGGAGCTGAGTGTTCGCAGTTCGTGAAAAGAAAATTATGCGAAAATTTATTAAGAAATAATAAATTCCACGTCGACGCCACCGAAGCTTGCGATGCTGCGTATTTGACGACAAACACACAGCTACACGCTGATAGTTTGGATGATAGCATGAGCGGAACGACGGCTATAACGGTTTTAGTTCGTGGTCGGACGATATACGTGGCGAATTCTGGTGATTCGAGAGCGGTTATAGCGCAAAAAAGAGGGAAAGAAATCCTGGCCGTTGATTTGTCAATTGATCAGACGCCGTTTCGAGTTGATGAGATGGAGAGAGTGAAGCTTTGCGGAGCGAGAGTGCTTACATTGGATCAAATTGAAGGGTTGAAGAATCCAGATGTACAGTGCTGGGGAACGGAAGAAGGCGATGATGGTGATCCTCCCAGGCTTTGGGTGCCGAATGGGATGTATCCTGGAACGGCTTTTACGAGGAGTATTGGAGATTCAATTGCTGAGACAATTGGTGTTGTAGCGAATCCGGAGATTGTTGTGTTGGAGCTTACTGAAGATCACCCTTTCTTTGTGCTTGCTAGTGATGGGGTTTTCGAGTTCCTTTCTAGTCAAACAGTGGTTGACATG GTTGCAAAATACAAGGATCCTCGTGATGCTTGTGCTGCAATCGTTGCTGAATCTTATCGACTTTGGCTTCAGTACGAAACCCGTACTGATGATATTACTGTGATTGTTGTGCATATTAGTGGGCTATCTGGT GTTAATTGTGAAACAGCTAAACCTGCTACAATTTTACGGCCTCCTGTTCCTCAAGTGTTAGAGGCAACAGGATCAGAATCTCCTTCAACCTTTAGCTGGAGCTCAAGGAACCACAAAGCAAGGCATGACTTATCACGGGCTCGTCTTCGTGCTATTGAGAGTTCATTGGAGAATGGGCAAGTCTGGGTGCCACCACCTCCATCTCACAGGAAAACTTGGGAAGAAGAA GCACATATAGAGCGGGCATTGCATGACCATTTCCTCTTCAGAAAATTAACGGCTTCACAGTGTCATGTTTTATTGGATTGCATGCAAAGAGTAGAGGTCCAACCAGGGGATATTGTCATTAAACAG GGTGGTGAAGGCGACTGCTTTTATGTTGTCGGAAGTGGAGAATTTGAAGTCTTAGCAgcccag GAAGATAAAAAAGGAGAGGTGCCAAGGGTTTTGCAGAAGTATACAGCTGAGAAGTTATCATCATTTGGGGAGCTGGCACTGAT GTACAATAAGCCTCTCCAAGCCTCTGTGCGTTCTGTGACAAATGGAACTCTTTGGGCTCTAAAACGAGAAGATTTTCGTGGAATTTTGATGTCTGAGTTTTCTAATTTGTTATCCTTGAAGTTGCTTCGCTCTGTGGATCTTCTATCTAGATTGACAATTTTACAGCTGAGTCATGTTGCAGATTCTCTTTCTGAAATTTCCTTTTCTAATGGGCAGGCCTTAGTTAATAGG AATGAATGCCTCTCTGCATTGTGTATTATCCAGAAGGGGCAAGTGAGAATTACTTTTGATATGGATTTGTTAAGCTGTCCAAGCATATGTAGTCTCAAGTCTGATAACCCCAAAGAGGACAATGATCAACAGATTGGCAAGCAACTGTCTGTTGAAAAGACAGAAGGAAGCTATTTTGGAGAATGGACACTTCTTGGGGAACAGATTGGTTCTATAAGTGCCATTGCAGTGGGTGATGTAACTTGTGCTCTTTTGACGAAGGAGAAGTTTGATTCAGTTGTTGGTCCTTTGACAAAGCTTTCCCAAGATGACCATAA GTCTCGAGATTATTCTCCAGATGTGCATAAGGCTTCTCTCAAAGAAATTGATCTATCAACTCTTGCTAAAGTTAGCATCTCCCAGTTG GAGTGGAGAACATGTTTATATTCCACTGACTGTAGTGAGATTGGGCTTGTACTTCTAAGAGACACAG AAAATATGCTTAGTTTGAAGAGGTTTTCAAAGCAGAAGATAAAAAAACTAGGAAAAGAAGCACAAGTTTTAAAGGAGAAGGATCTGATGAAGAGTATGAGTTCTGCAGCTTGTGTGCCTGTGGTGCTATGCACTTGTGCTGATCAAATGCATGCTGCAATTCTATTGAAGACATGCCTTGCTTGCCCTTTGGCTTCAATACTTCACACACCTCTAGATGAACAATCGGCAAGGTTCTGTGCTGCCTCTATTGTTACTGCCTTAGAAGATCTACATGAG AATGGCGTGCTTTACAGAGGTGTGTCTCCAGATGTTTTAATGTTGGACAAAACAGGCCATTTACAG CTAGTTGACTTCAGATTTGGAAAGAAGTTATCTAGTGAGAGAACATTTACAATTTGCGGAATGGCAGACTCTTTAGCACCAGAGGTAGTTCAGGGAAAGGGCCATGGTCTTCCTGCTGACTG GTGGGCCCTGGGAGTCCTGATCTATTTCTTGTTGCAAGGTGAAATGCCATTTGGGTCATGGAGACAAAGCGAGCTCGATACATTTGCAAAGATTGCAAGAGGATACTTTATTCTTTCACATAATTTAAGCCCTGAAGCTGTTGATCTAATAACTAAG ttaCTTGAAGTTGATGAAAAGACAAGACTGGGAAGCCATGGCTCCTCTTCTGTTAGAAGTCATCTGTGGTTTGAAGGTGTTGACTGGAAAGGGATCAGAGATCGGACTTGTCCTGTTCCACAAGAGTTAGCTTCTCGTGTAGCTCAACATTTGGAAATACATTCTGAGGATTGCCCTGTTGCTGTTGCTTCCCCACCTCAGGATATAGCAGAACTCAATGTTCCGGAGTGGCTTGATGATTGGTAG